The Medicago truncatula cultivar Jemalong A17 chromosome 4, MtrunA17r5.0-ANR, whole genome shotgun sequence genome includes a region encoding these proteins:
- the LOC11440737 gene encoding probable serine/threonine-protein kinase PIX13, producing the protein MGNCLTTSLQSSGDCPNSSTAPDNNNQSGSILFSAGLSNLRLIRNGNSTSLGHSSNSGGNSRLFSSSNNHSTGNNTSTSFWGSENSQASRIRDEDEFPYGHILDASNLKVFTLAELKAATRNFRQDTLLGEGGFGKVFKGFIKERAESKKGEGLTIAIKKLNTNSMQGVAEWQSEVNFLGRLSHPNLVKLLGFGREEDQLFLVYEFMHRGSLDNHLYGRGSNVQSLSWDRRLKVMIGAARGLNFLHSLEKKIIYRDLKPSNILLDKASTAKLSDFGLAKSGPSDDHTHVSTRVVGSHGYAAPEYVATGHLYVKSDVYGYGIVLLEILTGKRIGEITRLSQPKSLRDWLKSNLLNRGKLRSNMDAKLEGRYPPNLASQVAQLAFKCIQTEPKIRPSMKEVVETLESIEAANEKPADNRKKTTNSKAVQQQHGQPDGG; encoded by the exons ATGGGAAACTGCTTGACTACAAGTCTTCAATCCTCAGGCGATTGTCCCAACTCTAGTACTGCCCCTgacaacaacaatcaatcaG GGAGTATTCTGTTTTCTGCTGGTCTCAGCAACTTAAGATTGATAAGGAATGGCAATTCCACATCTCTTGGGCATAGCAGCAACTCTGGAGGAAATAGCAGACTATTTAGTAGTAGTAATAATCACTCAACAGGCAATAATACAAGTACATCCTTTTGGGGCTCTGAGAATAGCCAGGCCTCTCGAATAAGAGATGAGGACGAGTTTCCTTATGGGCATATCTTGGATGCTTCAAACTTGAAAGTTTTTACTTTGGCAGAACTGAAAGCAGCCACTAGAAATTTCCGTCAAGATACTCTGTTAGGAGAGGGTGGGTTTGGTAAAGTATTCAAGGGTTTTATTAAGGAGAGAGCAGAATCCAAAAAAGGAGAGGGTTTGACTATTGCCATCAAGAAATTGAATACTAACAGCATGCAAGGAGTTGCAGAATGGCAG TCAGAGGTGAATTTCTTAGGAAGGCTTTCTCATCCCAACCTTGTAAAGCTGTTGGGATTTGGGCGTGAGGAAGATCAGCTTTTTCTGGTGTATGAGTTTATGCACCGTGGCAGCTTGGATAACCACCTATATGGAA GAGGTTCAAATGTTCAGTCACTTTCATGGGACAGAAGGCTGAAAGTTATGATTGGAGCAGCCAGGGGACTAAATTTCCTTCACTCCTTGGAGAAGAAAATTATATACAGGGATTTGAAGCCCTCAAATATACTTCTTGACAAG GCTTCCACAGCAAAGTTATCAGACTTTGGCTTGGCCAAATCTGGTCCTTCTGATGATCACACTCATGTATCAACACGGGTTGTGGGATCACACGGCTATGCTGCTCCGGAGTACGTTGCAACAG GTCATTTGTACGTGAAAAGTGATGTGTACGGATATGGGATTGTGTTGTTGGAGATATTAACAGGCAAGCGGATAGGCGAGATAACACGCCTTAGTCAGCCAAAGTCCTTACGTGACTGGCTCAAATCAAATCTTTTAAATAGAGGGAAGTTGAGAAGCAACATGGATGCAAAGTTGGAAGGAAGGTATCCACCAAACTTAGCTTCACAGGTAGCTCAACTTGCTTTCAAATGCATCCAAACAGAACCCAAAATTAGGCCATCAATGAAGGAAGTTGTTGAAACATTAGAAAGTATCGAAGCAGCCAATGAGAAACCGGCTGATAATAGAAAGAAGACTACTAACTCCAAGgcagttcaacaacaacatggcCAACCAGATGGTGGTTAA